A portion of the Paucilactobacillus hokkaidonensis JCM 18461 genome contains these proteins:
- the mutS gene encoding DNA mismatch repair protein MutS, with translation MMQQYQVIKDQYQDAFLFYRLGDFYELFNDDAIKGAQILELTLTTRNKSAANPIPMCGVPHHAVENYIDILIDKGYKVAICEQMEDPKLAQGMVKRAVTRLVTPGTQMDLAGDQARDNNYLTAVIANSDKEFGFAYVDLSTGELKTSFLRTVDTLLNEMINLRTKEVVIDQSVPDEVVEQFNQREILISHQEEIVASSEQSYLTQDLDESLQKQAVSLLVSYLTTTQKRSLAHIQRAVAYEPSYFLKMDHYSKYNLELNTNIRSGKRQGTLVWLLDETKTAMGSRLLKQWLDRPLLDQVAIVDRQDKVQELMTHYFERNNLQDELTQVYDLERLAGRVAYGNVNGRDLIQLRTSLEQIPKVKYILDSLAVPTFDQLQKQLDPIEDVAGLIEHAINDEPPMSVTDGNVIKDGYNEQLDSYRDAMKNGKQWIAQMETKEREITGINNLKIGFNHVFGYYIEVTKVNLPKIPQDRYERKQTLTNAERFGTPELKEKEALILEAQDKSTALEYDLFTNVREVVKASIERLQRLAKAVAELDVLQSFAVVSETYHFVRPNFTDSHDLHIVDGRHPVVEKFMGHQTYVPNDVVMNDETTILLITGPNMSGKSTYMRQLALTVVMAQMGCFVPAKEAQLPIFDQIFTRIGAADDLISGQSTFMVEMQEANNALSHASANSLILFDEIGRGTATFDGMALAQAIIEFVHNKIHAKTLFSTHYHELTDLADSLPQLVNVHVGAVEKDGELVFLHKVEPGPADQSYGIHVAKLAGMPDSLLKRANKILIQLENKDVQLPTGKVDEPKVALTKQADVADKQLALFDTVQLDPKYEQIIEQLKKLNLMAMTPMDVMNQLYEWQRKIQSGGQHD, from the coding sequence ATGATGCAACAATATCAAGTGATCAAGGATCAATATCAAGATGCTTTTTTATTTTATCGACTCGGCGATTTTTATGAATTGTTTAACGATGATGCCATCAAAGGTGCTCAAATACTAGAATTAACGCTAACTACGCGCAACAAAAGTGCCGCCAACCCCATTCCTATGTGTGGTGTTCCCCATCATGCAGTTGAAAATTATATTGATATTTTAATTGATAAGGGTTATAAAGTTGCCATTTGTGAACAAATGGAAGATCCTAAATTAGCCCAAGGGATGGTTAAAAGAGCCGTTACTAGGCTAGTTACACCAGGAACTCAAATGGATTTAGCTGGCGATCAGGCGCGCGATAATAATTATTTGACTGCGGTAATTGCCAATTCTGATAAAGAGTTTGGATTTGCCTACGTGGACTTATCAACGGGAGAATTAAAGACTAGTTTTTTAAGAACGGTTGATACACTATTGAATGAAATGATTAATTTACGGACCAAAGAAGTTGTTATCGACCAATCGGTTCCAGACGAGGTAGTGGAACAGTTTAACCAGCGTGAGATTTTGATTTCACATCAAGAAGAAATCGTGGCCTCGTCAGAACAGAGTTATTTAACTCAGGATTTAGATGAATCGTTGCAAAAGCAGGCTGTCTCTCTCTTGGTTTCATATTTAACGACTACACAAAAGCGGTCCCTGGCACATATCCAACGGGCAGTGGCGTATGAGCCATCTTACTTTTTGAAAATGGATCATTATTCCAAGTACAACTTGGAGTTAAATACTAATATTCGCAGTGGCAAACGACAAGGGACCCTTGTTTGGCTGTTAGACGAAACTAAAACAGCGATGGGGAGTCGTTTATTAAAACAATGGTTAGACCGACCTTTATTAGATCAAGTTGCAATTGTTGATCGACAAGATAAGGTTCAAGAGTTAATGACTCATTATTTTGAGCGCAACAATTTACAAGATGAACTGACCCAAGTTTACGATTTAGAGCGGTTAGCTGGTCGAGTGGCCTATGGAAATGTTAATGGCCGGGATTTGATTCAGTTGAGAACGTCGTTAGAACAAATCCCTAAAGTCAAGTATATCTTGGACTCGTTAGCCGTTCCAACATTTGATCAGTTACAAAAACAGCTTGATCCGATCGAGGATGTGGCCGGGCTGATCGAACATGCCATTAATGATGAACCGCCAATGTCGGTCACTGATGGTAACGTTATTAAGGATGGTTATAACGAACAACTGGATAGTTATCGTGATGCCATGAAAAATGGGAAGCAATGGATCGCTCAAATGGAAACTAAGGAGCGTGAGATTACTGGAATCAATAATTTAAAGATTGGGTTCAACCATGTATTTGGCTACTATATTGAAGTTACAAAGGTTAATTTACCGAAAATACCACAGGATCGTTATGAACGGAAACAAACGTTAACTAATGCGGAACGATTTGGGACTCCTGAATTAAAGGAAAAAGAGGCCCTGATTTTAGAGGCTCAGGATAAGTCTACAGCGCTAGAGTATGATTTGTTTACCAATGTCCGTGAGGTTGTTAAAGCGTCCATTGAGCGGCTACAACGCTTGGCTAAAGCAGTGGCTGAGTTAGATGTATTGCAAAGCTTTGCGGTTGTCAGTGAAACGTACCATTTTGTTCGACCAAACTTCACAGACAGTCATGATTTGCACATTGTCGATGGCAGGCATCCAGTGGTTGAAAAATTCATGGGGCATCAGACTTATGTACCTAATGATGTTGTGATGAATGATGAAACGACTATTTTATTGATTACGGGGCCAAATATGTCTGGTAAAAGTACTTACATGCGTCAATTAGCATTGACGGTTGTAATGGCCCAGATGGGATGCTTTGTACCGGCAAAGGAGGCGCAATTGCCGATATTTGATCAAATATTTACACGGATTGGTGCCGCTGATGATTTAATCTCTGGGCAGAGTACGTTCATGGTTGAAATGCAAGAAGCCAATAATGCGTTAAGTCACGCCAGTGCTAACAGTCTGATTTTATTTGATGAAATTGGCCGCGGAACAGCTACATTTGATGGAATGGCGTTAGCCCAGGCAATTATTGAATTTGTGCACAATAAAATTCATGCTAAAACATTGTTTTCAACTCATTATCATGAATTAACAGACTTGGCGGACTCATTACCGCAGTTAGTGAATGTGCATGTAGGTGCAGTTGAAAAAGATGGTGAATTGGTATTTTTGCATAAGGTAGAGCCCGGTCCAGCTGATCAATCTTATGGAATTCATGTAGCTAAGCTTGCCGGCATGCCGGATTCACTATTAAAACGAGCAAATAAAATTTTGATTCAATTGGAAAATAAAGATGTTCAATTGCCCACTGGTAAAGTTGATGAGCCTAAAGTGGCATTAACAAAACAAGCAGATGTGGCAGACAAGCAATTAGCTTTGTTTGATACTGTTCAATTGGATCCAAAATATGAGCAAATTATCGAGCAACTTAAAAAGCTGAATCTAATGGCGATGACCCCAATGGATGTCATGAACCAACTGTATGAATGGCAACGTAAGATCCAATCGGGAGGACAACATGACTAA
- the ruvA gene encoding Holliday junction branch migration protein RuvA, whose amino-acid sequence MFEYFEGHVTMVTPSFVVLDVAGVGYKLLTANPYRYQENADTLVKIYVYQAVRENEVALYGFVDQDEKQLFEKLINVSGIGPKSALAILANEDHSGLINAIANNDSTYLTKFPGVGKKTAAQIVLDLKDKITQLDQSSNVTVTTTANNNDPIQLADALAALEALGYRGKEVERIAKKLRELPATTTDEYLSHGLTLLTK is encoded by the coding sequence TTGTTTGAATATTTTGAGGGTCATGTAACCATGGTGACACCAAGTTTTGTTGTGCTCGATGTTGCTGGAGTTGGCTACAAATTACTGACAGCTAATCCATATCGATATCAGGAAAATGCAGATACACTAGTAAAAATCTATGTCTATCAGGCAGTCCGGGAAAATGAAGTCGCATTATATGGATTTGTTGATCAGGATGAAAAACAGCTGTTTGAAAAATTGATCAATGTTTCCGGTATTGGTCCTAAAAGTGCACTAGCAATCCTGGCCAATGAGGATCATAGTGGTTTGATCAATGCAATTGCGAATAATGATTCAACATATTTAACTAAGTTTCCAGGAGTTGGTAAGAAAACTGCTGCTCAAATTGTTTTGGATTTGAAAGATAAAATTACACAATTGGATCAATCAAGTAATGTTACAGTCACGACAACAGCAAATAATAATGATCCAATCCAATTGGCAGATGCCTTGGCAGCATTGGAAGCACTTGGATATCGTGGCAAAGAAGTTGAACGAATTGCTAAAAAGTTACGTGAATTACCTGCCACCACAACGGATGAGTACCTTAGCCACGGCTTAACTTTACTAACTAAGTAA
- the mutL gene encoding DNA mismatch repair endonuclease MutL has protein sequence MTKIHELNEVLSDQIAAGEVIERPASIVKELVENALDAHSRQVDIIVSQSGLDSIRIIDDGDGILADDVPIAFKRHATSKISSREDLFKVQSLGFRGEALPSIASVADVVMTTSTGEGAGTKFQIKGGQLISNQPAQARRGTDITVTDLFFNTPARLKYLKSPQTELTQITDIVDRLALANPAVAISFMHNDREILRTPGNGNLQEVVAAIYGISNARKMIEFKGEDADFSIDGYTSLPEITRSSRQYISILINHRYIRNYQLTKALIQGYGSKLMVGRYPISVLNINLDPVLVDVNVHPAKREVRISKEEQLSQLIAATISKRIAQENLIPDALDQFDNQSIDYGQLERNLNEVSQAYPVARTEQKTEPQEDADEHVIGNDPVVTPIVIAKQSELVTPLMQSFDQKYQQENAATPFGDEALTVEQPAEKVSNVELELGDQSKPSKDRFPDLQYLGQFHGTFLLAQAKDGLYILDQHAAQERINYEYYRQAIGEVSTDAQNLLVPLVLDYPTTDAMKINEHTEVLQQVGINPEPFGQNSFIIRSHPTWFKEGQEEATIREMIDWTIDDGKLSVAQFREKTAIMMSCKRAIKANHYLNAEQAKALLKKLPECENPFNCPHGRPVLVHFSDTDLEKMFKRIQDSHSAFAGEFDDHEF, from the coding sequence ATGACTAAGATCCATGAATTAAATGAAGTTTTGTCAGATCAAATTGCTGCTGGTGAAGTTATTGAACGACCAGCTTCAATCGTGAAGGAATTGGTTGAAAACGCGTTAGATGCTCATAGTCGTCAAGTTGATATCATTGTTTCTCAGTCTGGCTTAGATAGTATTCGAATTATTGATGATGGGGATGGAATTTTAGCAGACGACGTACCGATAGCCTTTAAGCGACATGCAACTAGCAAAATTTCTTCACGAGAAGATTTATTTAAAGTTCAGTCATTAGGCTTTCGTGGTGAAGCGTTACCTAGTATTGCATCTGTAGCGGATGTGGTTATGACTACCTCAACTGGCGAAGGAGCTGGGACAAAGTTTCAGATTAAGGGTGGTCAGCTGATTAGTAATCAGCCAGCACAGGCGCGACGTGGAACAGATATTACCGTCACCGATTTATTTTTTAATACGCCGGCTCGATTAAAATATCTTAAATCACCACAAACGGAGTTAACTCAAATTACGGATATCGTTGATCGTCTGGCGTTGGCTAACCCGGCGGTTGCAATCAGCTTTATGCATAATGACCGCGAAATATTGCGCACACCAGGGAATGGCAACTTACAAGAAGTTGTAGCCGCCATTTATGGGATTAGCAATGCTCGTAAAATGATTGAGTTTAAAGGCGAAGATGCCGATTTTTCAATTGATGGTTACACGTCATTACCTGAAATTACCCGATCTTCACGGCAGTACATTTCCATTTTAATTAATCATCGTTATATTCGTAATTACCAACTTACGAAGGCCTTGATTCAAGGATATGGCTCCAAATTAATGGTTGGACGTTATCCCATTAGCGTGTTGAATATTAATTTAGATCCTGTCTTAGTGGATGTGAATGTACATCCGGCTAAGCGAGAAGTACGGATTAGTAAAGAAGAGCAGCTTAGCCAATTAATTGCTGCCACAATTTCAAAACGAATTGCACAGGAAAATTTAATTCCAGATGCATTAGATCAATTTGATAATCAATCAATTGACTATGGCCAGTTAGAACGAAACCTAAATGAAGTTTCACAGGCTTATCCAGTAGCACGAACTGAACAAAAAACTGAACCACAAGAAGATGCTGATGAGCATGTCATTGGGAATGATCCAGTTGTAACACCAATTGTGATTGCTAAGCAAAGCGAGTTAGTGACACCTTTAATGCAAAGCTTTGATCAAAAGTATCAGCAAGAAAATGCGGCCACGCCTTTTGGTGATGAAGCTTTGACAGTTGAACAACCGGCTGAAAAGGTCAGTAATGTTGAGCTAGAATTAGGTGATCAATCAAAGCCGTCAAAGGATCGATTCCCAGATTTACAGTATTTAGGTCAATTTCATGGCACCTTTTTATTGGCACAGGCAAAGGATGGATTGTACATTCTAGATCAACATGCTGCACAAGAACGAATTAATTATGAATATTATCGACAGGCCATTGGTGAGGTCAGTACCGATGCACAAAACCTGTTAGTTCCGTTAGTGTTAGATTATCCCACTACTGATGCGATGAAAATTAATGAGCATACAGAGGTATTACAACAGGTTGGTATTAATCCAGAGCCGTTTGGTCAAAATAGTTTTATCATTCGATCCCATCCAACTTGGTTTAAAGAGGGTCAAGAGGAAGCAACAATTCGAGAAATGATTGATTGGACAATTGATGATGGTAAGCTGAGTGTGGCCCAGTTCCGCGAAAAAACGGCGATTATGATGAGTTGCAAGCGGGCAATTAAGGCTAATCACTACTTGAATGCGGAGCAAGCAAAGGCATTATTGAAAAAATTGCCAGAATGTGAAAATCCTTTCAATTGTCCCCATGGACGACCAGTATTGGTCCACTTTTCTGATACTGATTTGGAAAAAATGTTTAAACGAATCCAAGATTCACATAGTGCATTTGCCGGTGAATTTGACGATCATGAGTTTTAG